TCAAAAAGATGACACAGAAGATTCATTTAATCACTATTCAAATAGCGAAACACCAGATTGCTTCACTGAATCAATCGATACTGCTTCATTGACTTGTGAAAATGAGACTACTAGTGTTGAAAATCTCCAATCCTTCCATTTCCCCAAACGGGGAAATGCATTTCCCCAAAACGGGAAATCCATTTCTCCAAACGGGGAAATGCATTTCTCCAAAACGGGAAATCCATTTCCCCAAACGGGGAAACCTATACCAGATATAAACTCATATCCTAAACCAAATAATAAACAAAATACTGCTTCTGCTATTCGTACTACGTTGCAAAATCTTGATCCAACATTGATTTTGGATTCTGAGTTTTATCCCGCAGCAGCAGATTTTCTTAATCGTTTCAGAGTAGGAGAAGAGTACTTGATTTGGTTTTATAACTATCTCAAAAGCTCCAAGCGAATAAACAACTTCTCAGGGTACTTCTTCACTGTGTTCTTTCGAGAGGTCTATATTCAGCGCTATCAAGCGCAATTACTCACTAGTAAGAAAGCACTGGACGAGAAAAAGGACCTGCTCAAAGAATATTTATGCCCTGTCTGTGGTAATCATGAGCAAATCACACAGGCAACGCGCTCTTGTTCGGAGTGTGATTCTCCAATTGACCCAGCAGTTGATGATATACCACGACTCAAAGCATTGTATCGAATGGACGATGAAACTAAGGAGCTTTATATTTCTGCTCGCTCGCAAGCGCTTCGATCAGGAGGAAATGTTAGTGATAAACTCAGAGATCTCGATCGACACTTTGGGCTTGTAGGCTAGATATGGCAAAACACTTTATTGGTGTTGAAGATTATGAGATTAGTCCAACCTGGAAATCGCCAAGGAAAAAAAGAAGTAGTCTTGCACTCGGACTGACTGCTCTATACGTACTTCGGAAGTACCGCGCAGGGAAGAAAAGTAGTTCTGGTAGTGGTGGAAGAAAATATGGCACAAGAACTTCGATAGATACTCGACAGAGATGCACAGTCAAAATGCATTACTCGAAGAGTATGGAGGCACATAAAGAGCAAATAAATCGGTATTTGGTGAAGGAAGGGAAAGGGAAAGATGGTAACGCACCGACCCTATACGGTACTTCAGAGGTTGAGTATAGAAAAAATATGACAGACAAGAATTTTCGAATATTTTTGAGTCCTTCATCAAATAAGGTTCCACTTGAAACTCTTGCAAAGACCTTCATCGCTTCCCTTGAATCTCAAACAGGTTATTCACTATTCTGGGTAGCTGCAAATCACTATGATACAGCCCATCATCATGTACACCTTCTGATTAATGGGAAAGATAAGGATGGAAAGGATGTATTCATCCCTCCCGATGTGGTTAAGACTTTTATGCGTGAGAATGCACGGAACATTTGCACATCGTTAATTGGATCTCGCACGAAGGAAGATATGGCCTTGGAACGTAAAGGACAACTTACTGCGAATCGGTATACCATCCTTGATGACAAAATTAAAGAACAACTTACGGACTTCAAGATTGTTCCACGTTTAACTACTCGAGATGCTGAGAGTATAAGTATGCGACTTACGCATCTTCAGGCGCTACATCTGTGTAAGTTCAAAGATGGTCAATACATATTTGTTCCCGAATGGGAATCATTACTACGAACGAATGGTCGATATAATGCTTTTCTTTCTGCGCGAAAGACACTTGTACATACAGAAGAACAAAATCTCAATCTCTATGATGCCTCCCAGGGAAAGGTCTCTGGTATTGTGACAAAGATATTCAAAACAGATGAAGTATCAGATAATCATGCACTAGTTCTTGAGTCTATCAATGGGAAGGCATACTTCATTCCGCTTTACTCAAGACCCAGGATTTCCGGAGGACAAATAATTGAAGTTATTCCTGAAAGAAATCAACGAGGTCGCCTAACCCCGACAATGAATAAGAAGAGTCATACCGATTTGCTCGTAGAATGTGAACAACATGACTATAGAAAAGGATATGCCGTCTCTGTGCGAGGTAACGCACAAGGACGCGAAGGACCTGAGAAAACGCTATAAGTATGGTATACTTAGGGCTTATAATAATTGAAGAGAAAAGGAGCAGCAAGCATGGAAACTAAAGCACGATTTCTACAGTACACAGACAAGATTTGCCGTGATGAGGACGGAAACATTCAAGACGAAGATGTTTTATTTCCAAAAATGATCATGAGGTTTAAAAATGGGTTGCTAGACGGTGGTGAAGAACCCGGAATTTCTTGTACTGATGGTCATCTTGAATACTGGAAAAATGGAAAGCTTCATGCTGTTGGTCGCCCAGCAGTAACAACTATTCGTGAAGATGAAGATGGCAATATTTATGAAGAATACTGGGAGAATGGAATTCGTATCTCTTGATTTTTACCCAAAAGACTTGTAATGTAAAAAAGAACCTTCTTTGTTTAGCTGAACTCAAACAAAAGAAAGTGACATGGCTACAAACTCATCAGAATTCCTTCGCGGAAAACCGACTAGTGGGAACCGTGAACAACTGTTCGCAGCGGTTAATAAGATATGCGCATTTATTATCATATTTGCCGGGTTATGGGTTTCAACTCAGTATTTCGCCTTCCTTATCGGCTATGATCCTTTACTCATTGGCTATCCTTTCATAATCATTCGTGAAGAGTGGCTTAATGGCGGATCATATCCATTATATGAGCCCTGGAAGTATCTGCTCTGGCTCTTTGCATTCTTTAAGGATGCAGAACTAACCTATCTATTAAAGAAAGCCTTAGTTCCCTGGCTTGCGGTCTCCTTTTTTGCCGTAATCCTCTACACGGTCATCACCTATTTCCGTGGATTCAGACAAGCGGCTGAAAACATCTTTGGTACGGCTCGATGGGGTAAAATAAAGGATTTAAAGAAAGAAGGACTTTTAAGGAATGATACTGGAATTGTTATAGGCCAGTTAGTAAATGCTGATGTATCTGCAACTCTTAATAAAAAGGAAGGCTCTGTTTCATTACATCTGAAAAAACCATCTGAACTTATTACACAAGTTGGAATTACAAATGTGTTACTTGCAGCTCCAACAAGATCTGGTAAAGGTGTATCAACTGGCATTTCGACAATATTGTTCGATGATAAAGAATCAATGTTTATACTAGATTTCAAAGGCGAGAACTTTGAAAAAACTAGTGGTTATCGGTCAACTCTTGGTCCAGTATATCGTTATTCGCCTATTGATACATTAGGGCATAGTTTCAACCCCCTCATGGAAGTCCCGGGTGGAAAAGATGCTTATTCATATGTCAATCTTATCGCTGATATAGTTCTAACCCCTCAAGCAGGGAAGTCAAATAGCGACGCAAATACAGAACATTTCCGGAAGGCTGCTGTTGCCTTTTTGACAGGAGTTATCTTTCATGTAATTGGGTCTGACTATCCGGATAAAAGTCTGCCTGGTGTATATAAGTTTTTGTCCTCAGTTAATCCTGATAAACCAGAAGACGATACGTATCCTCTAACTCTTATGATTAATGGAGTTCATTGTGATCAAGAAGTACATGAACGTGTCGTTACAGCCGCAGCAAATCAATTAAAGCGTAGTGAGAAAGAAAGATCAGGCGTCTGGTCAACTACAATCAATGGTTTAGAGGTCTATGACGATTCGTATGTGCGCGAATGTTCAAGAAGCCATGATTTTTATTTGGATGAGTTTGAGAAAACAGATAAACCGATAACTTTGTACTTTATTATGGAATACGGTCATGTAGAACGATTGGCTCAGATTATACGTATATTTGTTATGCTTATGATTAGAAAATTTTCCGCAGGTAAAACAAGTCATGGGAAACGTAAAATGAAAATACCCGTTTTACTTGTACTTGATGAGTTCGATAAACTTGGAAAATATAACGAACTTCAACAAAGCATGGGAATTCTTGCAGGATACGGACTTCATTTTTTATTGATGATTCAATCATCGAGTCAACTTGTAGATATCTACGGAAAGAATAATCAATTTTTTGCTCATTGTAAAAATATAATAGTTTATGCACCAGGTGAAATAGAAAGTGGAAGAATCGTTTCTGAAATGATCGGAAAAGAATCGATTTGGAAATCGAGTACGTCCACGAGCGGCACCCGTTTCTCGGTTGGGCTTGATAACCTGAATATCTCGGGAAACGAGCAAGAGAGAAACCTTATAAACCCGGACGAAGTGATGAAGTTGCCACCCGACCAATTTATTCTTCTTACGCAAGGAAGGCCTCCTTATTTGGGAAAAAAATGCGTCTATTACGAGCAATCACCCTTCAAGAATCGACTGCTTCCTCCTGCCTTCACAGATAAAAAAGGTGCAATGAAACAATGTGCCCATAATGTCGTGCGGAATTCAGGCCGGCGCTGGTTCGATCTTCCCCTGTTTACCTGTCTTGAGAAGACCTCTGAAGTTGTTGTTGATGAACGCTTAATAGATCCATGGTTTACCAATCGAATCAGAGATAGTGAAGTACAGAAACTAGCTTCACAAGCCGCAGAAAGCGAAGCTCCTTCTGATTCTTTTTATGCAGATGTTCCGGATGGCTCTCCTCTAATCCAGGAAGAGACATACACCCCAAATCTTATAGGACTATAATATGGATGTAATTTCGTCGACAGGTGAAGTTTCACGATTTCGTCTTTCCCGGGAACAAAAGAAAGAAATCGATGCGTATTGCGCCCGGCATCGCATTGAATCGCGCTCTGAGTTTTATCGCTTTGCTATTTCGCAAGCCCTCCGCCCGGAGATTGAAGATCCTGACTTAATATTTGCATCATTAAAGCATCTACATGATACAATGAATACTGTAGCCCGCCAGCAGGAAGTTCTTTTTAGCTATATCACATTTCTCGCAAGGCATTTCCTTTCATATCATGCAGAAATTCCAAATGAGCTAAAAGAAGCGGCCTCTATCTCAGCTGTTGAGCGCTTTGAACGTGTTTTCAAGAGCTATCAAGCAAGTCTAAAAAACTCTCCGTCCATGTTTGAATCTCTCCTTGCTGACTTCTTTGAGGAACACTAATGAACGCCGACGCCCAAAAAGAAATACGGGAAAGACAGTTAGCAAATCTTTATGGTGAGCTAGAAAGTCTTCTTCCTGTCTTTGAGAACAAGGAGCTGACCGACATTTTCATTTATGGCGATGGAAGTGTTCGGGCTGAGCATTTTCTTGAAGGGCGAATCGATGCAGGAATACAGGTTAATGAAACCGCACGATATAACATCATACATTATCTCTCTGCAATGGCAGATTCAAGCATTGATACATGGTCAAATCCTACCTTAGAAGGAATCCTTCCCGGCTATAATTTTCGTGTGACAGCAGTCATTCCACCATGGGTTAAATCCCCGGAGATCACCTTCCGCAGACCTCCGGTAAAGATATTCTCTTTAGAAGAGTATCGAGACACAGGACGAATGACAGACATGCAATATAAGGAGGTCGTAGCGGCAATAGAAAGGAAAGATAATATCCTCATCGGTGGAGGGACAGGATCAGGGAAGACAACCTTTACGAATGCGTGTATCAAGAAAATGAGCGAGTTTACTCCTCATGACAGATTTCTGATTATAGAAGACACTCCAGAACTACAATGCCATGCAGAAGACCTTACGCAACTATACATCAGAAAAGATCAAGCAGCTTTGGCTGTTCGTTTTGCTCTTCGTTGGTTTCCAAAAAGAATCATTTTTGGAGAACTTCGATCTGGCGATGTTGCAAGAGAACTCCTTGAATGCTGGAATACTGGACATCCGGGGAATGTTACCACCATTCATGCAGACTCAGCGCAATCAATGCTTACTCGTTTCCGTGGAATGCTTTCTGAAGTAATTACAGGAACACTTCCTGATGTAAGTGAGACGATACAGGTGTGTGTGCATCTCAAAAGAAAAGCAGGTTTCGGACCCATGGTAGAAGAAGTTCTTCATACAAGGCAGATTGCAAAGCTTCTCGATACCATAGAGAAACAGCGATCAAGCGAAGCATTTGTAATGAGTGAGTATAACGATTATCTCCATGCGACGCTCAATGCTGAATAATACCTAACAGCAGAACATGAGTATCCCTGGACTCATACAGAAGGAGGAAAGAGACAGAAACAACAACCATTGATCCGAAGAGAACGAAAGAGAGCTGAACTCAAACGTACATTTGGAGAAATGATGAACGAAAAGCGTCTTGAGAGAAAACACATGATTTTGTGCCAGATTGCATTCTTACTGGTACTTGGTGCCGGACTATATGCGCAAAGTACCGTTGTGATTCCAGGTGAGGTGCAGACTACCCTCGAAGAGGTTCGTAATGCATTTACTGGAGATCTTGCCCGTATTCTCGTTGGTATTTTCTTTGCCGGAAGTTGTATTGCATATGCGTACAACAAAGACAATGAAAAGATGAAAGCGAAAATGATTGCGGTTATGATCGGCTCTGGACTTCTTGCGTTATCACAGTCAATTGTTGATAACGTGATGAAAATGGGCTCCTAACATGACTGTTCGGGATTATTCTGTTACGGTGCACAGGTCACTTATGCAGCGTGACCTTGTACTGGGTATTCCCTCGATGGGGATGCTCATTCTATTGCTGTTAGGTGTATTTACTATGTATATCCTAAAGCAATACTACTTTGGTGTCATAATTGCCGCTTTGTACATTGCAATGCGAATAATGACAAAAAAGATCCCTATCTTATCGACATTCTCATCGAACACGTCAATCAAAAGGACTATCTGGTGCCATGAACACCCTTGTGAGCCATTCCATTATCGGAATGGCTCACAGTAGTCCGCATTAGAGAGCGAAAAAGGAAAAAGGAGATACGCAATCATATGGCACAAAATGGAATACCTACAAATGCAGATTATTGGAGCCGTCACTTACCATGGCGATATCTATCGAGTAGCGTAGAAGGAGTCGTTGTTCAGAAAGACGGACTTCTCCAGCGTAGTTTTGCCTTTCGAGGACCCGACCTTGAGTCCTCTGCCGCCTTTTATATCAATGATCTTTCTCTTCATTTGAGCAATTCAGTGAAACGTCTTGGTTCTGGTTGGGCTATTCAAATGGAAGTTCAACGGTTTTCAACACAAGAATACCCCGGAGGAAAGTTTACGAATCTCGCTCCGTATCTAATTGATAAAGAACGAGAAGAAGCTTTTCGATC
The sequence above is a segment of the Teretinema zuelzerae genome. Coding sequences within it:
- a CDS encoding DUF3363 domain-containing protein, whose amino-acid sequence is MAKHFIGVEDYEISPTWKSPRKKRSSLALGLTALYVLRKYRAGKKSSSGSGGRKYGTRTSIDTRQRCTVKMHYSKSMEAHKEQINRYLVKEGKGKDGNAPTLYGTSEVEYRKNMTDKNFRIFLSPSSNKVPLETLAKTFIASLESQTGYSLFWVAANHYDTAHHHVHLLINGKDKDGKDVFIPPDVVKTFMRENARNICTSLIGSRTKEDMALERKGQLTANRYTILDDKIKEQLTDFKIVPRLTTRDAESISMRLTHLQALHLCKFKDGQYIFVPEWESLLRTNGRYNAFLSARKTLVHTEEQNLNLYDASQGKVSGIVTKIFKTDEVSDNHALVLESINGKAYFIPLYSRPRISGGQIIEVIPERNQRGRLTPTMNKKSHTDLLVECEQHDYRKGYAVSVRGNAQGREGPEKTL
- a CDS encoding type IV secretory system conjugative DNA transfer family protein, translated to MATNSSEFLRGKPTSGNREQLFAAVNKICAFIIIFAGLWVSTQYFAFLIGYDPLLIGYPFIIIREEWLNGGSYPLYEPWKYLLWLFAFFKDAELTYLLKKALVPWLAVSFFAVILYTVITYFRGFRQAAENIFGTARWGKIKDLKKEGLLRNDTGIVIGQLVNADVSATLNKKEGSVSLHLKKPSELITQVGITNVLLAAPTRSGKGVSTGISTILFDDKESMFILDFKGENFEKTSGYRSTLGPVYRYSPIDTLGHSFNPLMEVPGGKDAYSYVNLIADIVLTPQAGKSNSDANTEHFRKAAVAFLTGVIFHVIGSDYPDKSLPGVYKFLSSVNPDKPEDDTYPLTLMINGVHCDQEVHERVVTAAANQLKRSEKERSGVWSTTINGLEVYDDSYVRECSRSHDFYLDEFEKTDKPITLYFIMEYGHVERLAQIIRIFVMLMIRKFSAGKTSHGKRKMKIPVLLVLDEFDKLGKYNELQQSMGILAGYGLHFLLMIQSSSQLVDIYGKNNQFFAHCKNIIVYAPGEIESGRIVSEMIGKESIWKSSTSTSGTRFSVGLDNLNISGNEQERNLINPDEVMKLPPDQFILLTQGRPPYLGKKCVYYEQSPFKNRLLPPAFTDKKGAMKQCAHNVVRNSGRRWFDLPLFTCLEKTSEVVVDERLIDPWFTNRIRDSEVQKLASQAAESEAPSDSFYADVPDGSPLIQEETYTPNLIGL
- a CDS encoding ribbon-helix-helix domain-containing protein, whose protein sequence is MDVISSTGEVSRFRLSREQKKEIDAYCARHRIESRSEFYRFAISQALRPEIEDPDLIFASLKHLHDTMNTVARQQEVLFSYITFLARHFLSYHAEIPNELKEAASISAVERFERVFKSYQASLKNSPSMFESLLADFFEEH
- a CDS encoding ATPase, T2SS/T4P/T4SS family, with translation MNADAQKEIRERQLANLYGELESLLPVFENKELTDIFIYGDGSVRAEHFLEGRIDAGIQVNETARYNIIHYLSAMADSSIDTWSNPTLEGILPGYNFRVTAVIPPWVKSPEITFRRPPVKIFSLEEYRDTGRMTDMQYKEVVAAIERKDNILIGGGTGSGKTTFTNACIKKMSEFTPHDRFLIIEDTPELQCHAEDLTQLYIRKDQAALAVRFALRWFPKRIIFGELRSGDVARELLECWNTGHPGNVTTIHADSAQSMLTRFRGMLSEVITGTLPDVSETIQVCVHLKRKAGFGPMVEEVLHTRQIAKLLDTIEKQRSSEAFVMSEYNDYLHATLNAE
- a CDS encoding TrbC/VirB2 family protein → MMNEKRLERKHMILCQIAFLLVLGAGLYAQSTVVIPGEVQTTLEEVRNAFTGDLARILVGIFFAGSCIAYAYNKDNEKMKAKMIAVMIGSGLLALSQSIVDNVMKMGS